In Paenibacillus sonchi, a single genomic region encodes these proteins:
- a CDS encoding suppressor of fused domain protein — MSEEELNADGWAAIDEALEQLYGEQEQKHYGTAIPYMLGGPDPLNGISVYEVREPLPHWHFVTYGFSELYEKESEDPEHSGYGFELTFRLFKPATEDEPPAWALNLLQNLGRYVFNSGNVFRSGDYMDANGPIALEADTLLTALAFIADPLLPAIDTPNGRLEFIQLVGITNDELLAMQVWNTLGVLAEMTEHLPLYMTDLQRDSLLKLPAIAEAVRLGSENEGSNTGALYVDQLAWENPADGSVHTLQLGAKQAEIVGKLLRGRLLKGRTLTLAGPEISVSFETGDTPGFEIRGELIILKLDEAAGAALSEIFRPSAGLYPLPGWPELAVRIVPTHITDSEGTIVKTIG, encoded by the coding sequence ATGAGCGAAGAAGAATTGAACGCAGACGGCTGGGCGGCCATAGATGAAGCCCTGGAGCAGCTCTATGGAGAACAGGAGCAGAAGCATTACGGGACCGCGATACCCTACATGCTTGGTGGGCCGGATCCGCTGAATGGAATCAGCGTATACGAAGTACGGGAACCCCTTCCGCATTGGCACTTTGTAACCTATGGCTTCTCGGAGCTCTATGAAAAAGAGTCGGAAGATCCTGAGCACAGCGGCTACGGTTTTGAGCTGACCTTCCGGCTGTTCAAGCCCGCGACCGAGGATGAGCCTCCGGCCTGGGCGCTGAATCTGCTGCAGAACCTGGGCCGTTATGTGTTTAACAGCGGGAACGTGTTCCGTTCCGGGGATTACATGGATGCCAATGGCCCTATCGCTCTCGAAGCGGATACGCTGCTGACCGCGCTGGCTTTTATTGCAGACCCGCTGCTGCCGGCAATAGACACTCCTAATGGAAGGCTAGAGTTCATACAGCTGGTGGGCATTACTAACGACGAACTGCTGGCTATGCAGGTCTGGAATACCCTTGGCGTCCTGGCGGAGATGACGGAACACCTTCCGCTCTATATGACCGATCTGCAGCGGGATTCACTGCTGAAGCTGCCGGCAATCGCTGAGGCTGTACGGCTGGGCAGCGAAAACGAAGGTTCCAACACGGGAGCCTTGTATGTGGACCAGTTGGCTTGGGAGAACCCGGCAGACGGTTCTGTCCATACCTTGCAGCTGGGAGCCAAGCAAGCCGAAATCGTCGGAAAACTGCTGCGGGGCAGACTGCTTAAGGGGCGCACCCTAACCTTGGCCGGTCCTGAGATCTCGGTCAGCTTCGAGACTGGCGACACGCCCGGCTTCGAAATTCGCGGAGAACTGATTATCCTTAAGCTGGATGAGGCTGCAGGAGCAGCTCTTTCGGAAATTTTCCGGCCGTCAGCAGGACTTTATCCACTTCCCGGCTGGCCAGAGCTCGCAGTCCGGATCGTTCCCACGCATATCACTGACAGTGAAGGAACAATCGTCAAGACGATTGGCTGA
- a CDS encoding discoidin domain-containing protein, translated as MKIRKQMMIKVLITVVAFYSLFNFSLYAASPAAGSSSQSYGGEWVDKAFVESEDLDGTLNLTFDKNTGKAALEYSVWDDFENYSFQSAGPITVEEQKPVKFKYTYLDYSGHENPKTAHGEGIIEFKSGTINLRMGVLPSEMNKIFAQQRIFIRDPYGNRVHEPEDALAVVSQYCKCKESNLVKFDFPAADNESQKSWIVYVSIHVRGIFLTEYKVNLHTYKVTEIKDVWSEAYHFADKMEVSKITASSTLPKSKAGSYTASQIIDGDTATCWCEGVKGSGIGQSFTVSFPKKTKVSSFKILPGYGKSVSAYLENNSVRKAKITFSDGSSFIADFTKETALELPKDKVTTSITFTILEVTPGSKYDDTCVSEFAVSP; from the coding sequence ATGAAAATTCGAAAACAAATGATGATTAAAGTCTTGATTACCGTAGTGGCGTTTTATTCCCTTTTCAACTTCAGTTTGTATGCGGCGTCTCCAGCTGCCGGTTCATCGAGTCAGTCTTACGGAGGCGAGTGGGTGGACAAAGCATTTGTTGAGTCCGAGGATCTCGACGGTACGCTTAATCTTACCTTTGACAAGAATACGGGCAAGGCTGCTTTGGAGTATTCAGTCTGGGATGACTTTGAAAACTACAGCTTTCAATCGGCGGGACCGATTACAGTGGAAGAACAGAAACCCGTGAAATTCAAGTATACATATCTGGACTATAGCGGCCATGAAAATCCAAAGACCGCTCATGGCGAGGGGATCATCGAATTCAAATCCGGCACAATCAATCTTCGTATGGGAGTGCTTCCCTCCGAAATGAACAAGATTTTTGCTCAGCAGCGGATTTTTATCCGTGATCCTTACGGGAACCGGGTTCACGAGCCTGAGGATGCCTTAGCTGTTGTATCCCAATACTGCAAATGCAAAGAATCCAATCTGGTGAAATTCGATTTCCCCGCTGCAGACAATGAAAGCCAAAAAAGTTGGATTGTTTATGTGAGTATACATGTAAGGGGGATCTTTTTGACCGAATATAAGGTGAATTTGCACACCTATAAGGTAACAGAAATCAAGGATGTATGGTCGGAAGCCTATCATTTTGCCGACAAAATGGAGGTGTCAAAAATTACGGCATCCTCCACCTTGCCAAAATCGAAAGCAGGCTCCTATACTGCAAGTCAAATCATCGACGGCGATACGGCCACTTGCTGGTGCGAAGGGGTGAAGGGGAGCGGAATCGGACAAAGCTTCACCGTTAGCTTCCCCAAAAAGACTAAAGTCAGCAGCTTTAAAATTTTGCCGGGCTATGGAAAGTCTGTCTCCGCCTATCTCGAAAACAACAGTGTGCGCAAAGCAAAAATAACCTTCTCTGACGGAAGCTCCTTCATTGCTGATTTTACGAAGGAAACTGCATTAGAACTGCCAAAAGATAAAGTAACAACCAGCATTACGTTCACTATATTAGAAGTCACTCCAGGCTCTAAGTATGACGACACTTGTGTCTCGGAATTTGCCGTCTCTCCTTAA